A region of the Myxococcus guangdongensis genome:
CCGGGCCCGGGGGCGCAAGGCCGTCGCCCTGCGGCTGGACGTCGGCCAGACGGACACGTTCGACACCTTCGTGTCCCAGGTGCGCGAGGCCCTGAAGCAGACGTGGGGCCGCGAGCGCTTCGACGCCCTGGTCAACAACGCGGGCGTCGGTGGCTACGCGCCCTTCGTCGAGACGAGCGAGGCCGTGTTCGACGAGCTGCTCGCCGTGCACTTCAAGGGGCCCTTCTTCCTGACGCAGAAGCTGCTGCCCCTGCTCGCCGACGGCGGTCGCATCGTCAACGTGTCCACGGGGCTGGCCCGCTATGCCCTCCCGGGGCTCTCGGTCTACTCGGCGGCCAAGGGCGCCCTCGAGGTGCTCACCCGCACGCTCGCCGTCGAGCTGGGCGCGCGGCGCATCGCGGTGAACGTCGTCGCGCCGGGCGGCATCGTCACGGACTTCGGCGGAGGCGTGATGAAGGACCCCACGCTCCAGAAGACCGTCATCGAGCAGACGCCCATGGGGCGCCTGGGACAGCCCGAGGACGTCGCGGGGGTCATCGCCATGCTGCTCGGGCCGGAGACGGCCTGGGTCACCGGTCAGCGCATCGAAGTCACGGGCGGCTATCGCCTCTGAGGCGCGGCCCGCGCGAGAACGAGCGCGGGCCACGCAAGGACGGATGACTCAGGGGCTCGGCGCGGTGGGCTTTCCGTTGAGGTAGGTCTGAATCACCGGAATCCTGCTGATGTCCAGCGGGTCCTTCGACGGGTCCTGGTCGAAGTCGAGGGGGTTGGAGCCCAGCACGACGAAGTCCGCCACCTTGCCCGGCTCGATGGTCCCCAGCCATCCATCGAGTTCGTGCTGGCGCGCCGGCTCCACCGTGACGGCGCGCAGCGCCTGCGCGACGCTCACCCGGTGCTCCGCGCCGAGCACCTTGCTCTTCTGGAAGTCCGGATAGGCCCAGGTGCGACGGCTGACGGCCTGGGCGACGAACCAGAGCGGACGCGCCGGCGTCACCATGGAGTCGCTGTGGAATGAGAACGGAACGCCGAAGCGGAGGTCGAACCCCGTCGGGTCGATGTTCCTCGCCGTCGCCTCGCCGAGGATGTCCTCGAACACCGCGCCCCAGTACGCCACGTGGCCGATGAGGTGCGTCACGTGCGCGTCGAGCGCGGGCACCGTCTTGCCGTCCGCTGTCTTCAGGGTGCCCTGGCGCAACAGGCCGATGTCCCGGGAGAGCCGCTCCTCGCCCACCGTGTTGTGGATGAACAGCACCCGGTGCGGGTTGACCTTCTCCTGCTGCAGCTGGCTGAAGGCGTCGAGCGCCCACGCGTTGGCGAGGTTTCCGTTGGCATGGAGCTGGAACCGCCAGGACGACGTGCTCCAGAGCGGACGCAGGCTGTCGGTGATGGCCTTGACGCTGTCGAAGTCCGCCCGGCCCTCGCCCTCTCCCGCGCAGTGCCCGTGGTTCTCGTAGTGGTAGGGCTTCTGGAGCCACGCGGTGCAGCCCTGCGTGGAGCCGTCCACCCAGAGCTTGATGCCACCGGCGCCCAGCCACCTGGGCAACGCGCAGCCGGCGTCCTTCGTCGGGTCGCACGCGGGGCCCGTCGGCTGGAGGGCCTTGGCGGTGGCCACGTCATGCGTCACCACGCCGGTGATGCGCAGCGGGAAGCCCTCCCGCTCCGCGACGTGCTTGACGGCCTGGAGCTGCGCGACGCTCGAGAGCCCTCCGTCCGCGAGGGTCGTGAGTCCGGCCGCGCGCAGCGCCTGGATGCCCTGCGCGAGTTCCTGCTCGAAGCCGGAGAGCAGCTGCGCGGGGTCCGTGTACACCAGGCCCAGGGGCAGGCTCTTCTGCATGGCGGCCATGAAGGGCGCATAGCCAGCGGCCTCCTTGAGCAGCCCCGTATAGCCGTTCGCGTCCCTGTCCCACGCGCCACCGCCGGCCGCGACCGAGGCGGGCGGAGCACAGTCCTTCACGCCCTTGCAGACCACCTCGATGGCCTTGTCGTTCACGTACGCCAGGTGGCCAGACTGGTCCAGGACGAGCACGGGGCGGTCCTTGCTCACACACGCGTCGAGATAGAGCTTCGGCTGCTTCGTGAAGGGCACCTCACCGCTCACGCCACAGCCGCCCTTGACGAACTGCTGCCGCGACGGGTCCAGGTTCATGCCCAGGACGAACTCCTTGCTGTCCCCGGGCACCTGGGCGCCCAGCTTCATCGATGACAGCGCGCCCAGGAGGTCCGCGCGGGTGGCGCAGTCCGCCGCGGGCTGTCCGTACGGTGGCGGCAGGCAGGGGGCCAGGTTGTGCGTGCCCAGCACGCTCTGAATCAGCGTCGGCAGGAAGTGCATGTGCGGGTCGATGAACCCCGGCAGCAGGACCTGCTCGGGTGTCAGGCGCACGGTCGCCACCCCATCACCGAGCCCCGCCATCACGTCCTGCTCGGACCCCACCTTCAGGATGCGGCCCCGCGCATCCACCGAGACGGCCTGGGCCACCGTCCCCTGCTCATCCAGGGTGAGCACCTTCCCGAGGAACACGGTGGACACGGCGGCCGCGTCACTCGGGTGGGGGCGCCCGGTCGTCGCGCAGGAGACCAGCAGCAAGAGCGCCGCGGCGCCCATGACGGGACGTGAAACCAGACGACCGGGGGAACGGGCCTTCCAACGCGGATCTCGACGCATGACGCTCCTATGGGGATGCATTCCCATACAGGAACCCTCTCCAGACACAAGGACATCAGGACAGAGCGCCCCTCCCCAATCACGATTCGCACATCATCCGCCGTCTGACGCGTCACCCACGGGCGCTGACGTGTCAATGCCAGGGCTGACACGTCAGGCGGCGGGAAATCACAAACAATCCAGGCCCGCGTCATCCAGGCGTGTTGCTCGCGCACGGGGAACAGGCCCCGGCGACGAAGCACCACATCCCGGAGGACGTATGTCCTTGAAGACGTCGAGGCTGTGGAGCTGGAGTCTCGTGGTGGGGTTGGGGCTCGTGGGCTGCGAGGCGGCACCGCCGCCTGGAATGGAGTCGGAGGCCACGCTGGGTGAGTCGGCGAGCGCCGTGGTCATCCCCCCCATCACCTCCTTCGACTGGCCCCCGTTCGCGAACGTGACGGACGTGTCCCTGGGGTCGGGGCATCGGACGGTCGCGGTGGGGAGGGAGCAGCCCTTCACCCTGTCCACGGATTATTTCGTGGGACCGGACGCGTGCATCGGATGCAACAACCAGCTCGTGTTCGGTGTGCCGGGTGGCACCGGCGCGTGCGCGTACGATGGCGTCGGCCCCGTGCAGAGCCACGCGGACATCAAGCTCATCGCCCCCAAGGAACCCGGCGTCCACCCGGTGCACGGCAACTACACGCGCGCACCGGACTGCGCCGCGGCGCTCGCGTCGGTCGGGAGCGGACCGGCCTTCGGGCTCATCGGTGTTTATGTCGACCCGTGGGACTGGAGCTGGGGCACCATCAGCAACCTCCGGCTGAACGGGAACAGCTCGCACAAGATCAACGTCTTCCCCGGGGCGCGCGTCAACATCACCACCGACTACAAGCTCGACCCGGCGGGGGGCGGGTGCCCCAGCTGCTGGTCCCAGCTGGTCTTCGGCATCGACCAGGGCTCCAAGACGTGCATCTACAATGGCATCGGCCCGACGAGCGCCACGAACACCACCTTCTCGCTGATCGCGCCCACCCAGCCGGGCCTCTATCCCGTCTGGGCCGCGCCTCAGTGGGCCTTCACCTGTGACCAGGCGCTGTCCTGGTCCAACGGTGGCACGCCCGTGGCGTTCATCGAGGTGAAGTAGCGCGACGCTACTCCGAGCGCAGCACCTCGGCCGGGTCCACGCGCGCTGCACGGCGCGCGGGCCCGAAGCTCGCCAGCACCGCCAGGGCGGCGAGCAGCGCACACACCGCCGCCAGCACCAGCGGGTCCGCCGCGCTCACCTCGAAGAGCAGCGCGCCCAGCACCTGCCCCATCAACAGCGCCCCCAGCAGCCCGAGCGCGATGCCCAGCCCCGTGAAGCGCAGCGACTGGAGCACCACCATGCCCGCCACCTGCGTCGCCCGGGCCCCCAATGCCAGACGGATGCCCATCTCCCCGCGCCGCTGGCCCACGATGAAGGTGATGACGCCGTAGAGCCCCACCGCGCTCAGGAGCAGCGCCATGCCCCCGGCGATGCCGAGCAGGAACAGCGTGAAGGACGCCCGCGCCACCGACGGCGACTTCGCCAGCACGCGGTCCATCGTCTGCGCGTTGGCCAGCGGCACCGTGCCGTCCATCTCCGCCAGGATGCGCCGGATTTCGGGCGTGAGCGACTCCGGACGGGAGGTGGCCATGCGCACCACCACGGCGGGCGAGCGGCGCGGTCCCCACAGCGGCAGGTCCGCGGCCGGCGCGAGCGGGAAGAACACCGCCTCCGAGGGCGCCTTGTCCAACCCGTGGGCCCTCAGAGGCCCCGTCACGCCGACGACCTTGTAGAACGGCGGGCCGAAGCCGTTACCCCGGATGCCCTTGCCCAGCGGGTCCTGCCCCGGCCAGAGCCGGTCGGCGAGTGCCTTCGTCACCACCACGCCCTCCGACCTCTGCTCCAGGTCATCCCACGTCAGCTCGCGCCCCTGCACGAGCGGGATGCCCAGCGCCTTGAAGTAGCCGGGCGCCACGCCGGGCGCGGTGACACAGGGCATCTTGGAGCGCTCCAGGGCCAGGCCCTCGACGGCCATGCCCGCGCAGCCGCCGAAGCTGCGCAGCGGCAGGTGCGTGGACAGGCTGGCGCTCTTCACCCCGGGCAGCGCTTCGATGCGCGACAGCAGCTCGCCGTAGAAGCGGTTCACCTCGTCGTAGCCCGTGTAGCGCGTGCGCGGCAGCACGATGTCGAACGTGAGCACGTCGCGAGAATCCAGCCCCGGGTCCACCCGGTGCAGCGTCCAGTAGCTGCGCAGCATCAACCCCGCGGCGGCCAGCAGCACCACCGCCAGCCCCACCTGCCCCACCACCATCCCTCCGCGCACCAGGTTGCCGCGGCGCGAGGATGTCAGCCCCCGCCCCGACTCGCGCAGCCGCGCCAGCGCCTTCTCGCCCCCGAGCAGCGGGAAGAGCCCGAAGACGCTCCCCGCCAGCAGCGCCAGCCCTCCGGCGAACAGCACGCCACGCCAGTCCAGGCCAATCTCCCGCAGGCGAGGCAGCCCCGAGGGCTCCATCGACACCAGCAGGCTCAGCGCCCCCTGCGCGAGCAGCAGCCCCAGCCCGGCGGCGACGCCGCAGAGCAGCAGGCTCTCCGTGAGCGAATGCCACGCCAGGTCCCAGCGCCCGGCGCCCAGCGCGGAGCGCACCGCCAGCTCCCGCGAGCGCGCCTCGGAGCGCACGAGGAAGAGGTTGGCGACGTTGGCGCACGCGATGAGCAGCACCAGCGCCACCGAGCCGAGCAGAATCCACAGCACGCGGTCCGCGTCCCCCACCACGTGCCGGGACAGCGGCGACACGCGGGTGGTGAAGCCCGTGTCCCGCATGAAGCTGTCGGAGTACGCGCCGGGGAACAGCTCCGGCAGGCGCGTGGTCAGCATGGAGAGCTCCGCCTGCGCCTGCTCCAGCGTGACGCCGTCCTTCAGCCGGCCCGCGGCCCGGACCCAGTGCGAGTTGGCCGGCGGGCTCGCCGGGTCCAGCTGCAGCGGCCGCCAGAGGTCCACGGTGTCGTCCGGGAGATGGAAGCCCGGCGCCATGACGCCGATGACCTCCGTGGGTTCGTCATCCAGGCGGATCGACGTGCCCAGCACCTTCGGGTCCGCGCCGTACTGCCGCACCCAGAAGTCGTAGCCGAGCACCACCGTGCGCGGCGCGCCGGGAGCATCCACGTCCGGGGTGATGAGGCGGCCGAGCGCGGGACGGGCGCGCAGCACGTCCATCAGACTGGCCGACACCAGCGCCACGTCCACGCGCAGCGCGCCCTCCTCGGCCGCGAGGCTGACATTCGACGTGTCGAGCGCGCCCAGGGACGCGAAGCCGTGGGCCTCCCGCTGGAAGTGGTGGTAGCCCGCCTCGGACAAATCCCACCGCGCCTCCGGCGCGAGCTTCGGCACCGGGCTGTCGAGCCAGACCAGCCGCTCCGGGTCCGCGTACGGCAACGGGCGCAGCACCACCGCGTCCACCACCGAGAACAGCGCCGTCGTCGCCCCCAACCCGAGCGCGAGGGTGAGCACCGCCATCACCGCGAAGGACGGGCTGCGCGACAAGGAGCGCAGCGCCTGCCGCGTCTCGCGCGTCACCATGTCCCAGAGCTCCGTGCGGCGCTTCTCGCGTGCCATGCGCTCGTCAATCACGTGGGTCTCCTCGCGGTAGGCCTTCACGTCGCCGAAGCGCGCCAGCGCCTCCGCGCGCGCCGCCTCGGGTGTCATTCCCTGGGCCACGTACTCCTCGGTGCGCATGGCGAGGTGGAACTCCAGCTCCTCCGCCACGTCGTCCTCGAGCTGCCCGCGCCGCACGAGCGCGCGCAGGGCGTGATAGCGGTCCTTCATCCAGCGCATGGGAGGCGGTCCTTTCCTCAGGCGCCCTGCAGCGCGGGCCGCGCCTGGAGCACCTTCGACACGGCCTCGGTCATCCGCGCCCAGGAGGAGGCCTCCTGCGCGAGCTGCCTGCGCCCCTCCGCCGTCAGCGTGTAGAACTTCGCGCGGCGGTTGTTCTCGGACACGCCCCAGTCCGCCTTCACCCAGCCCCGCTTCGTCATGCGGTGCAGCGCCGGGTACAGCGAGCCCTCCTCCACCCGCAGCGCGTCGTCCGTCGTGCGCTGGAGCCAGCTCGCCACCGCGTAGCCGTGCATCGGCCCGCCGGTCAGCGTCTTGAGGATGAGCATGTCCAACGTGCCCTGCAGCAGCTCGGTCTGCATCGTGTCCCCTAGAATGTCTAGGGGTAGATACCGCCGCTCCCCTAGAACGTCAAGGGGAGCACTGGGAGACGGTGACTCACCGCGCGGCGGGCGGCGGCTCGGCGAGGAACAGCTCGGCGAGCTGGGCGGCGTGCTCCTCGACGACGTCGGCGTACATGTTGGTCAGCAGCGCGACGACGAGCTGCGAGTCCGGGAAGAGCAGCAGCAGGCCGCGTCCGCCCTCGATGGCACCTCGGTGGTGGAAGAAGCGTCGTCCCGTGGCGGTGACGCCGATTCGCCAGCCGATGCCCACGCCCGTCTCCTTGCCGGACTGGAGCTTCTGCGACGTGAAGAGGAGCGCCAGGGTGTCCTTGCGCAGGAAGCCGGGCTGCAGGTGCGCGGAGCCGAAGAGCACCAGGTCCTCGGCGGTGGAGAGCAGACCGCCTCCGGCCCACTTGTAGCTGTTGTCCACGTGGGCCGCGTGCACGTGGGTCCCCGAGGGGCCCGGCGCATAGAAGCGCGTGCGGTCCGGAATCAGCCGATGCGGATGGTCCGCGCTCGTGTGACGCAGGCCCAGCGGCTCCAGGACGGAGCGGTGCAGCTGGCGCAGGAACTCCTCGCGGGAGGCGCCCTCGATGACGGCGCTCACCAGGTTCCAGCCGTAGCTGGAGTACGCGTAGCGCGTGCCCGGCTCGAACAGGAGCGGGTCCGACTGGAAGAGTTCCAAGGCGCGGGCGACGCTGTCGAAGTGCTTCGCCTGTTGGAAGATGACCTCGTCCTTGTCCACGTAGTGACGCACGCCCGCCACGTGGCCGGTGAGCTGGCGCGTCGTCACGGGCCACGGCTTCTGGGGGAAGGACGGCACGTACTTCTGGATGGGGGCATCGAGTTCCAGGCGTCCCTCCTCCACCAGACGCGCGACGGCGGCGGCGGTGAAGACCTTGGAGATGCTCCCCACGCGAAAGCGCGTGAGGGGTGTCACGGGGACGTGTTGCTCCAGGTCCGCGTAGCCGAAGCCCTCGGACCAGAGGACCTGTCCGCGCTGCGCGACGGCCACGGAGAGCCCCGGCAGGTGCTTGCTCGCGAGGAGTTCGCGCGCGAAGGCGCGGCCCTTCTCGATGCTCGACTCATGACGCGAGGAGATGGACGGGAGCGGGTACGACGCGTCCGGCGCGGCCCACGCGGGTGTCGTGGTGAGCCAGGTGCTCAGGAGCAGGGCGGCGAGTCGTGCGGGCGCATGGCGGGTTGGGGCGAGCATGAGGGGTCCTCGTGGCGCGGGGGAACGGGAGACACCCTGCCCTCGCGGACGACACGCCGGTGGAGTGTTCAGCCGATGGGTCCGGGCTCGCGGCGAGCTGGCTCCATCCCGCGGCGAATGGCCCGGGCGCCGTCGCGCACCGTGGCTCGAGAGAGCGCGCGCGGGCTCAGCGCAGGTGCTGGAGCTTCTCGCGGTGGCTTCGTGCCACGCGCAGCTCGGCGCCGCCCGCGAGCACCACGACCAGGTCCCGTCGCCCCTCGCTGCGCAGCTCACGGATGCGGCGTGAGTTGACGATGATGGAGCGGTGGATGCGCATGAAGCGCTCCGGGTCCAGCCGCGCCTCCAGGCTCTGCAGCGTCTCGCGGTGGAGGTGGGACTTGCCGCCCGCGTGAATCTGCACGTAGTAGTCCGCGGCCTCCAGGTACTCGATTTCGTCCACGTCGAGGAACACCACGCGCCCCGTGTCTCGGATGGCGAGCCTGCGCACCCAGGGCTCCGAGGCAGTGACAGGCACCGGAGCGGGAGGCGGCGTGACCTCACGCTCTCCATACGTGGAGAGCACGGACAACAACCGGTGGCTCAAGTCGGACATGCGCGCCATGCGCAGGTGTGCCTTGGCGCGGCCGACGGCGTCGTGGAAGCGCTCATCGCGGAACGGCTTGAGCAGATAGTCGAGCGCGTGGATGTCGAAGGCGCGCAGCGCGTAGCGGTCATACGCGGTGACGAAGATGACCGCGGGCACCTCACCCGGGGCGAGCCGGGCGAGCACCTCGAACCCATTGAGCTCCGGCATCTGCACGTCGAGCAGCACGAGGTCCGGGCGCTGCTCGCGGATGAGGCGCACGGCGTCCGGCCCGTTGCCGGCCTCCCCCACCACGGTGACCTCGGGGTCCGAGGCCAGCAGCAGGCGCAGCCCCTCGCGGGCCAGGGGCTCGTCATCCACGACGAGCGCGCGGATGGCGGCGGCCGCGTTCATGCCCTGAGCGCCTCGGACGCAGCGGACTGGAAGGGCAACTCCAGCCGGGCCCGCACGCCGCCCTCGGGGCGGTTCTCCAGCGAGAAGACGTGTCGGTCCGCGTAGAGCTGGTGGAGCCGGGCCCGCACGTTGGCGACCCCGATGCCGCCGTCCTGACGCTCCCAGCCCGGGGCCAGCCCGGGACCGTCATCGAGCACCTCCAACACCAGCCGCGTCCCCTCGCGAGCGGCGCGCAGCTCCACGCATCCCGAGCCCGAGCG
Encoded here:
- a CDS encoding serine hydrolase domain-containing protein — its product is MLAPTRHAPARLAALLLSTWLTTTPAWAAPDASYPLPSISSRHESSIEKGRAFARELLASKHLPGLSVAVAQRGQVLWSEGFGYADLEQHVPVTPLTRFRVGSISKVFTAAAVARLVEEGRLELDAPIQKYVPSFPQKPWPVTTRQLTGHVAGVRHYVDKDEVIFQQAKHFDSVARALELFQSDPLLFEPGTRYAYSSYGWNLVSAVIEGASREEFLRQLHRSVLEPLGLRHTSADHPHRLIPDRTRFYAPGPSGTHVHAAHVDNSYKWAGGGLLSTAEDLVLFGSAHLQPGFLRKDTLALLFTSQKLQSGKETGVGIGWRIGVTATGRRFFHHRGAIEGGRGLLLLFPDSQLVVALLTNMYADVVEEHAAQLAELFLAEPPPAAR
- a CDS encoding ABC transporter permease, producing MRWMKDRYHALRALVRRGQLEDDVAEELEFHLAMRTEEYVAQGMTPEAARAEALARFGDVKAYREETHVIDERMAREKRRTELWDMVTRETRQALRSLSRSPSFAVMAVLTLALGLGATTALFSVVDAVVLRPLPYADPERLVWLDSPVPKLAPEARWDLSEAGYHHFQREAHGFASLGALDTSNVSLAAEEGALRVDVALVSASLMDVLRARPALGRLITPDVDAPGAPRTVVLGYDFWVRQYGADPKVLGTSIRLDDEPTEVIGVMAPGFHLPDDTVDLWRPLQLDPASPPANSHWVRAAGRLKDGVTLEQAQAELSMLTTRLPELFPGAYSDSFMRDTGFTTRVSPLSRHVVGDADRVLWILLGSVALVLLIACANVANLFLVRSEARSRELAVRSALGAGRWDLAWHSLTESLLLCGVAAGLGLLLAQGALSLLVSMEPSGLPRLREIGLDWRGVLFAGGLALLAGSVFGLFPLLGGEKALARLRESGRGLTSSRRGNLVRGGMVVGQVGLAVVLLAAAGLMLRSYWTLHRVDPGLDSRDVLTFDIVLPRTRYTGYDEVNRFYGELLSRIEALPGVKSASLSTHLPLRSFGGCAGMAVEGLALERSKMPCVTAPGVAPGYFKALGIPLVQGRELTWDDLEQRSEGVVVTKALADRLWPGQDPLGKGIRGNGFGPPFYKVVGVTGPLRAHGLDKAPSEAVFFPLAPAADLPLWGPRRSPAVVVRMATSRPESLTPEIRRILAEMDGTVPLANAQTMDRVLAKSPSVARASFTLFLLGIAGGMALLLSAVGLYGVITFIVGQRRGEMGIRLALGARATQVAGMVVLQSLRFTGLGIALGLLGALLMGQVLGALLFEVSAADPLVLAAVCALLAALAVLASFGPARRAARVDPAEVLRSE
- a CDS encoding amidohydrolase — translated: MRRDPRWKARSPGRLVSRPVMGAAALLLLVSCATTGRPHPSDAAAVSTVFLGKVLTLDEQGTVAQAVSVDARGRILKVGSEQDVMAGLGDGVATVRLTPEQVLLPGFIDPHMHFLPTLIQSVLGTHNLAPCLPPPYGQPAADCATRADLLGALSSMKLGAQVPGDSKEFVLGMNLDPSRQQFVKGGCGVSGEVPFTKQPKLYLDACVSKDRPVLVLDQSGHLAYVNDKAIEVVCKGVKDCAPPASVAAGGGAWDRDANGYTGLLKEAAGYAPFMAAMQKSLPLGLVYTDPAQLLSGFEQELAQGIQALRAAGLTTLADGGLSSVAQLQAVKHVAEREGFPLRITGVVTHDVATAKALQPTGPACDPTKDAGCALPRWLGAGGIKLWVDGSTQGCTAWLQKPYHYENHGHCAGEGEGRADFDSVKAITDSLRPLWSTSSWRFQLHANGNLANAWALDAFSQLQQEKVNPHRVLFIHNTVGEERLSRDIGLLRQGTLKTADGKTVPALDAHVTHLIGHVAYWGAVFEDILGEATARNIDPTGFDLRFGVPFSFHSDSMVTPARPLWFVAQAVSRRTWAYPDFQKSKVLGAEHRVSVAQALRAVTVEPARQHELDGWLGTIEPGKVADFVVLGSNPLDFDQDPSKDPLDISRIPVIQTYLNGKPTAPSP
- a CDS encoding SDR family NAD(P)-dependent oxidoreductase yields the protein MSEATKQVPIALITGASRGLGRSAALALAERGSDVIVTYRSGTKEADEVVQALRARGRKAVALRLDVGQTDTFDTFVSQVREALKQTWGRERFDALVNNAGVGGYAPFVETSEAVFDELLAVHFKGPFFLTQKLLPLLADGGRIVNVSTGLARYALPGLSVYSAAKGALEVLTRTLAVELGARRIAVNVVAPGGIVTDFGGGVMKDPTLQKTVIEQTPMGRLGQPEDVAGVIAMLLGPETAWVTGQRIEVTGGYRL
- a CDS encoding LytR/AlgR family response regulator transcription factor; amino-acid sequence: MNAAAAIRALVVDDEPLAREGLRLLLASDPEVTVVGEAGNGPDAVRLIREQRPDLVLLDVQMPELNGFEVLARLAPGEVPAVIFVTAYDRYALRAFDIHALDYLLKPFRDERFHDAVGRAKAHLRMARMSDLSHRLLSVLSTYGEREVTPPPAPVPVTASEPWVRRLAIRDTGRVVFLDVDEIEYLEAADYYVQIHAGGKSHLHRETLQSLEARLDPERFMRIHRSIIVNSRRIRELRSEGRRDLVVVLAGGAELRVARSHREKLQHLR
- a CDS encoding PadR family transcriptional regulator, producing MQTELLQGTLDMLILKTLTGGPMHGYAVASWLQRTTDDALRVEEGSLYPALHRMTKRGWVKADWGVSENNRRAKFYTLTAEGRRQLAQEASSWARMTEAVSKVLQARPALQGA